The Acidimicrobiales bacterium genome has a window encoding:
- the rplK gene encoding 50S ribosomal protein L11 has translation MGKKRVAAIVKIQLPAGAATPAPPVGTALGPHGVSTPEFCKQYNAATESQRGSVIPVEITVFEDRSFTFVLKTPPTPVLLRQAAGVDKGSVNPGKTGVGAISDAQLTEIAQTKMPDLNANDLDAAKRQVAGTARSMGITVK, from the coding sequence ATGGGGAAGAAGCGCGTCGCCGCCATCGTCAAGATCCAGCTCCCGGCCGGGGCGGCCACGCCCGCGCCGCCCGTCGGCACGGCGCTCGGCCCGCACGGCGTCTCCACGCCCGAGTTCTGCAAGCAGTACAACGCGGCCACCGAGAGCCAGCGGGGGAGCGTCATCCCCGTCGAGATCACCGTCTTCGAGGACCGGTCGTTCACCTTCGTCCTCAAGACCCCGCCGACCCCGGTCCTGCTGCGCCAGGCCGCCGGCGTCGACAAGGGCTCGGTCAACCCCGGCAAGACGGGCGTCGGCGCGATCAGCGACGCCCAGCTCACCGAGATCGCCCAGACCAAGATGCCCGACCTCAACGCCAACGACCTCGACGCGGCCAAGCGCCAGGTCGCCGGCACGGCCCGGTCCATGGGGATCACCGTCAAGTAA
- the nusG gene encoding transcription termination/antitermination protein NusG produces the protein MVHTYAGYENKVKSNLESRISSMNMEDRIYECVIPVEDVMEFKGGKKVVVQRKVFPGYLLVRCELDDDSWYVVRNTPGVTGFVGHGSKPVPLARKDVETFLGVKAEGADAQKKTRPRLEYEVGESVRVREGPFADFSGQIAEINEDQLKLKVLVNIFGRETPVELEFAQVAKL, from the coding sequence GTGGTCCACACCTACGCGGGCTACGAGAACAAGGTGAAGTCCAACCTGGAGAGCCGGATCTCCTCCATGAACATGGAGGACCGGATCTACGAGTGCGTCATCCCCGTCGAGGACGTCATGGAGTTCAAGGGCGGGAAGAAGGTGGTCGTCCAGAGGAAGGTCTTCCCGGGCTACCTCCTCGTGCGCTGCGAGCTGGACGACGACTCGTGGTACGTGGTGCGCAACACGCCGGGCGTCACGGGGTTCGTGGGCCACGGCTCCAAGCCCGTCCCTCTCGCCCGCAAGGACGTGGAGACCTTCCTCGGCGTCAAGGCCGAGGGTGCCGACGCCCAGAAGAAGACCCGCCCCCGCCTCGAGTACGAGGTGGGCGAGAGCGTTCGTGTCCGCGAGGGGCCGTTCGCCGACTTCTCGGGGCAGATCGCCGAGATCAACGAGGACCAGCTGAAGCTGAAGGTGCTGGTGAACATCTTCGGGCGCGAGACTCCGGTCGAGCTCGAGTTCGCCCAGGTCGCCAAGCTCTAG
- a CDS encoding sigma-70 family RNA polymerase sigma factor, whose protein sequence is MAELVIAAKAGDKQAFTQLVEATKADMYTLAYRLTGNAEDAQDVVQEAYIRAYKSLKRFRGDAKFTSWMYRITANCAKDQLVKGSRNRHDAIDETTEAVDERPGPEARLGTADERRVLAEALQSLSPDMRAVVVLRDVYDLPHDAIAAELGITEGAAKVRLHRARRKLRERLFPLRGEDDGREERARAV, encoded by the coding sequence ATGGCGGAGCTGGTCATCGCCGCGAAAGCGGGTGACAAGCAGGCCTTCACCCAGTTGGTGGAGGCCACCAAGGCCGACATGTACACGCTCGCCTATCGGCTGACCGGCAACGCGGAGGACGCGCAGGACGTGGTGCAGGAGGCGTACATCCGGGCGTACAAGAGCCTGAAGCGGTTCCGGGGGGACGCCAAGTTCACCAGCTGGATGTACCGCATCACCGCCAACTGCGCCAAGGACCAACTGGTGAAGGGGTCGCGCAACCGCCACGACGCCATCGACGAGACCACCGAGGCGGTCGACGAGCGCCCGGGGCCGGAGGCCCGGCTGGGCACCGCCGACGAGCGCCGGGTGCTGGCCGAGGCCCTCCAGAGCCTGTCGCCCGACATGCGGGCCGTCGTCGTCCTGCGGGACGTGTACGACCTCCCGCACGACGCGATCGCCGCCGAGCTGGGGATCACCGAGGGTGCCGCCAAGGTCCGGTTGCACCGGGCGAGAAGGAAGCTGCGCGAGCGGCTGTTCCCGCTGCGGGGCGAGGACGACGGTCGGGAGGAGAGGGCCCGTGCAGTGTGA
- a CDS encoding GNAT family N-acetyltransferase: MPGTPLVVPVGVRLATLDDAEAVRTIYNREVTGSTVTFDLVPRSLDDQRAWLAAHAGAHPAVVAVSGEAVIGFGSLSPYRDRPAYATTVEDSVYVDRDLRGRGVGRLLLAELVRLAGLHGFHSVMGRIVGGHDASIALHRSCGFELVGVEREVGRKFGRWLDVVVMQRLLAPEASASRPPAL, from the coding sequence GTGCCCGGAACCCCGCTCGTCGTTCCCGTCGGCGTCCGCCTCGCCACGCTGGACGACGCCGAGGCGGTGCGCACCATCTACAACCGCGAGGTCACCGGGTCGACGGTGACCTTCGACCTCGTCCCCCGCTCGCTCGACGACCAGCGGGCGTGGCTGGCCGCCCACGCCGGGGCCCACCCCGCCGTGGTCGCCGTCTCGGGCGAGGCGGTGATCGGCTTCGGCTCGCTTTCCCCGTACCGCGACCGGCCGGCGTACGCCACCACCGTCGAGGACTCCGTCTACGTCGACCGCGACCTGCGGGGGCGCGGCGTCGGCCGGCTGCTGCTGGCCGAGCTGGTGCGGCTGGCCGGCCTCCACGGGTTCCACTCGGTGATGGGGCGCATCGTCGGCGGCCACGACGCCTCCATCGCCCTCCACCGGTCCTGCGGGTTCGAGCTGGTCGGGGTGGAGCGGGAGGTCGGTCGCAAGTTCGGGCGCTGGCTGGACGTGGTGGTGATGCAGCGCCTGCTCGCCCCGGAGGCGTCGGCGTCCCGCCCGCCGGCGCTGTGA
- the secE gene encoding preprotein translocase subunit SecE — MNRQMKRMMQRQGQVGEDGQPESARRAPQPRRAPPPTKERTSPATFLKEVRGELRKVAWPSRAEVTNYSTIVLFTLILLVSLIFVLDLAFAKSILFLFKT, encoded by the coding sequence ATGAACCGACAGATGAAGCGCATGATGCAGCGGCAGGGCCAGGTCGGCGAGGACGGCCAGCCCGAGTCGGCGCGACGCGCGCCCCAGCCCCGGCGGGCGCCTCCGCCGACCAAGGAGCGGACGTCGCCGGCGACGTTCCTGAAGGAGGTCCGCGGCGAGCTCCGCAAGGTGGCGTGGCCCTCGCGGGCCGAGGTCACGAACTACTCGACCATCGTGCTCTTCACCCTGATCCTGCTGGTGAGCCTGATCTTCGTGCTGGACCTGGCGTTCGCCAAGAGCATCCTGTTCCTCTTCAAGACATGA
- the rpmG gene encoding 50S ribosomal protein L33, translating into MARNEKRIKVTLACEVCKRRNYITMKNKTNDRERMELQKYCRWDRRHTAHKETR; encoded by the coding sequence ATGGCTCGCAACGAGAAGCGCATCAAGGTCACCCTCGCCTGCGAGGTGTGCAAGCGCCGCAACTACATCACCATGAAGAACAAGACGAACGACCGCGAGCGCATGGAGCTGCAGAAGTACTGCCGCTGGGACCGTCGCCACACGGCCCACAAGGAAACGCGCTAG
- the rplA gene encoding 50S ribosomal protein L1, with the protein MPTRGKRYSDAGRRFDRQRLHTPAEAIDILKSLPTSKFDETVELAVRLGVDPRRADQIVRGTVGLPAGTGKDVRVAVFAAGPAADEARAAGADVVGADDLVARVQGGFLDFDVAIATQDMMAQVARLGRVLGPRGLMPNPKTGTVTPDVGRAVTEFKGGRVEYRTDKFGNIHVPIGKVSFSKSALLQNARAVVEELHRAKPAAAKGRYVRSVTVASTMGPGVKIDPNRARVSDDELAEAAAS; encoded by the coding sequence GTGCCGACACGAGGAAAGCGCTACAGCGATGCCGGCCGGCGGTTCGACCGCCAGCGGCTGCACACCCCGGCCGAGGCCATCGACATCCTGAAGAGCCTGCCGACGAGCAAGTTCGACGAGACGGTCGAGCTGGCGGTGCGGCTGGGCGTCGACCCCCGGCGGGCCGACCAGATCGTCCGGGGCACGGTGGGGCTGCCCGCCGGCACCGGCAAGGACGTGCGCGTCGCCGTGTTCGCGGCGGGCCCGGCGGCCGACGAGGCCCGCGCCGCAGGTGCCGACGTGGTCGGCGCCGACGACCTGGTCGCCCGGGTCCAGGGCGGCTTCCTGGACTTCGACGTGGCCATCGCCACCCAGGACATGATGGCGCAGGTCGCCCGGCTGGGCCGCGTCCTCGGCCCCCGCGGCCTCATGCCGAACCCCAAGACGGGCACGGTCACGCCCGACGTCGGGCGGGCCGTCACCGAGTTCAAGGGCGGCCGCGTGGAGTACCGCACCGACAAGTTCGGGAACATCCACGTCCCCATCGGGAAGGTGTCGTTCTCCAAGTCGGCCCTGCTGCAGAACGCCCGCGCCGTCGTCGAGGAGCTGCACCGGGCCAAGCCGGCGGCCGCCAAGGGCCGGTACGTGAGGTCGGTGACGGTCGCGTCCACCATGGGTCCCGGCGTCAAGATCGATCCCAACCGGGCCCGCGTGTCGGACGACGAGCTCGCCGAGGCCGCCGCCTCGTAG